The Rhodopseudomonas julia DNA segment GCGCATGGCTTCGTCGAGATCGTGAGAGATGAAGATCACGGTGCGCTGCTGTTCTTCCTGCAACGTCACCAGCTCGTCCTGCATCTCCGTGCGGATCAACGGATCGAGCGCAGAAAACGCTTCGTCCATCAAAAGGATAGAAGGATCGTTGGCGAGCGCGCGCGCCAGTCCGACGCGCTGCTGCATGCCACCGGAAAGCTCGTTGGGATAACTGTCACCGCGCGCCTCGAGCCCGACCTGCGCGAGTGCGGCACGCGCACGTTCCTCACGCTGTGCGGCTGGCACGCCGTCAAGCTCCAAGCCGAATGCCGCGTTCTGTACCACACTCAGATGTGGCATCAGCGCGAAGGATTGGAACACCATGCTGATGTGTTTGCGACGGAAATGCATCAGCTCCTTTTCGGACATAGCCGCAATATCGGAGCCATTGACGATAATCTCGCCAGCGGAAGGGTCGATCAGCCGGTTCAACATGCGCACGAGCGTCGATTTGCCGGAGCCGGAAAGCCCCATCACGACAAAAATCTCGCCCTCGTGAACCGTAAAACTGGCGTCACAGACGCCGACCGTCATCCCCGTCTTCTCATAAATCCCGTCTTTATCGAGTCCCTCGCGGTGGAGGGAGATCGCCTTAGCGGGGTCGTCGCCGAAAACCTTAAAAAGATTTTTGACAACAAGCGTCTCGCTTTCGCTCAAGTCGCTTGGTCCTTTGCGATTTCAACTAAAAGAGGATTGGGTAGCAGGACAGGTATGGCCGAGGGGCTGGTGAGTCAACAGTTGGCCGCCATCTTTCCGCCCCAAAGACGGCAAGATCGGCAGTTTTGCGGGGTTGAATGTCGATTCGACAGCAAAACCAAAAATTGTATGCCAGAAAAAAGATTTCGCGCTGCGAAACACAGGCGCATCGGCTACTCGCACCGATCCGCCGTGGTCAGCCGGTCGAGCCGAAACCGCCGTCACCTCGTTCACTGACGCCCGAAAACTCCGCCACTTCCTGCAAGCGGGGCGTCAGCACCGGCACGAAAAGCATCTGCGCGATCCGTTCTCCGGGTTCGATCAGGATTGCGTCACCGGCGGCGTTCCGGTTCCAGGCGCTGATCATGATCGGCCCGTGATAGTCCGCGTCGATCAGCCCCACGCCATTGCCGAGGACGAGGCCCCTTTTGTGCCCGGCTCCGGAACGCGGCAGGATCAGCGCCGCGATATTGGGGTTGGCGATGGAAAGAGCAAACCCCGCCGGAATAAGCACCGCGGGCGCTCCGGCATCGAGCGCAAGAGGCGCGTCGAGACAGGCCCTGAGGTCGACGCCTGCCGCCATCGCGGAATGCGCAAGCGGCAATCCCCAATCCCTGAGACGCTCATCCAGGATCTTGATTTCAACGCGGGGCGACGCATCGACGCTCATCGACAATCTTCCTCTCAGGGTTCGGATAACGTGCCGGCGCATCGGGCGGCATCGGCCGGCCGCGGAGCATGCCGATCACCACGGCGCTTCAGAGCGGCCTTGCAGGAAGGGCGTGGGCGGTCAAGGGAGAGCACAGCGGAAGCTCACAATTGCATTTATTTGAATGTGATCCATGTGGAGGGCGTCAGGAAAAAAAGAGGATATGATGAGTCATTCAGCCAAGCCTGCCGTCACCGGCTTTTTCGATGAGCGGACGTTCTCCGTGCAGTATGTGGTTGCAGATCCCGCCACGAAGCGCTGCGCGATCATCGACCCGGTGCTCGACTACGATGAGAAATCCGGGGCGACGGCCACCTTCAACGCCGACAAGATCCTCGCCTTCATCGAACGGGAAGGGCTCGCCCCGGAATGGATCCTGGACACGCATCCGCATGCCGACCATCTGTCGGCCGCCCATTACCTGCATGGAAAGACCGGTGCTCCACGCGCCATCGGGGCTCATGTCACCGACGTCCAGGAACTTTGGAAGGGCCTCTACAATTGGCCAGATTTTCCGGCTGACGGACGCCAATGGGACCGGCTCTTCGCCGATGGCGATGATCTCCGCATCGGCGAGATCGAAGGCCGCGTCATGTTCTCGCCCGGCCATACGCTTGCCTCCGTCACCTATGTGATCGGCGATGCAGCCTTCGTCCACGACACCTTGTTTCAGCCCGATTTCGGGACGGCACGGGCGGACTTTCCCGGCGCCGACGCAGCCACGCTTTGGACCTCGATCCAGGAGATTCTAAAGCTTCCCGATGAAACGCGTCTTTTCACCGGCCATGATTACATGCCGGACGGGCGCGAGCCGCAATGGGAATCGACGGTCGGCGAACAGAAGGCGAGAAACAAGCACCTTCAGCAAGCCAAAACGCAGGCCGCCTATGTCGAGCTCCGCAACAAACGCGACAAAAGCCTGCCAATGCCGAAGCTGATCCTGCATGCGCTGCAGATCAACATGAACGGCGGATCTCTGCCGGAGCCGGAAGGAAACGGCCGGCGCTATCTCAAGATTCCCCTCAACACCCTCGAAGGCGCGGCCTGGGAGTAGGTCTCAAGGGCCGCGCTTTTGTCTTCAAAAGGCTGCTCGACCGCTCAGGTGATCACGTCCGGCGCGGTGCGACCGGTGTGTTTTTCGATGCCGGCCACCTCGCCTGCCGCCGCAATGATCTCGGCGAGCGCCTGCTGCGGCTCCAGGGCGTGATCGCCGCCTGCCGGCTCGAAGCGCTCCAGATAGACGCGCAAGGTCGCGCCCTCCGTGCCGGTGCCCGACAGGCGGAAGACGGCGCGACCGCCGCCTTCGAAGAGGATGCGGATTCCCTGATGCTCGGCGAGAGAGCCATCGATCGGGTCGTGATAGGCAAATTCGTCGGCCCCTTCGATGGTGAGCGCGCCGGCTTTCTCGCCCGGCAGGGAAGCGAGACGCGCCGTCAGCTCCGACATCAGCGTTTCCGCACGCTCCGTCTCGATCGCTTCATAGTCGTGGCGGGTGTAATAATTGCGCCCGAAGCGCGCCCAATGCTCGCGCACGATCTCGGGGATCGACTGACGGCGGACGGCGAGGATGTTGAGCCACAGAAGCACGGCCCACAGGCCGTCCTTCTCGCGCACATGGTCAGAACCCGCCCCGGCGCTTTCTTCGCCGCACATGGTGATCTTTCCGGCATCCAGAAGATTGCCGAAGAATTTCCAGCCGGTCGGCGTCTCGTAGAGGGAAATGCCGAGCTCCTCTGCCACCCGGTCGAGGGCACGGCTCGTCGGCATGGAGCGCGCCACGCCGGCAAGGCCGCGCTCGTAGCCCGGTGCAAGATGCGCATTGGCGGCGAGAACTGCGATAGAATCGGACGGGGAGACCGGCAGGCCGGGACCGAGCACGAGATTGCGGTCGCCATCGCCATCGGAGGCGGCGCCCATATCGGGCGCCTCAGGTGCGGCCATGAGGTCGAAAAGCGCCTTGGCGTGGACGGGGTTCGGATCGGGATGCAACCCGCCGAAATCCGGCAGCGGCTCGCCATTTCGCACCGTGCCCACCGCAGCACCAAGGCGGCCTTCCAGGATCGCCTTCGCATAGGGGCCGGTCGCGGCATGCATCGCGTCGTAGGCGAGACGAAAGCCGGAGTCGAAGAGCCCAGAGATCGCGTCGAAATCGAAGAGCTCTTCCATGAGCGCTGCATAATCTGTGACCGGATCGATCACTTCGACCACGAAGCCGTCATGCTCGACCGTCGCCACGTCGGAGAGGTCGATCTCATCGAGCTCGGCAATCCTGTAAGAGGAGAGCGTCTGCGTCGCCTTATAGATCGCGGAGGTGACGTTCTCGGGGGCCGGACCGCCATTGGCGAGATTATATTTGAGACCGAAATCGCCGTGCTCGCCGCCCGGATTGTGGCTGGCGGAGAAGATGAAGCCACCCGTCGCCTGACGCTTGCGGATGACGCAGGAGGCGGCTGGCGTCGACAGAAGCCCGTTCTGGCCGATGATGAGATGCTTTGCGCCTGCGGCGGCAAGCATGCGCACGAGCGTCTTGATCGCCTGACGATTGCCGAAGCGGCCGTCACCGCCGATCACCATCGTGGCGCCTTCGACGCCGCCGATGCCCTCTATGATCGCGGCGATGTAGTTTTCCAGATAGCCGGGCTCCAGAAAGGTCGCCGTCTTCTTCCTGAGGCCGGAGGTGCCGGGCTTCTGTCCGGCGATCGGCTTCGTCGACACGGTCTCAATGTTCACCTTGTCTCTCTCCCATCTTCTTCTGGCGCGCTTCCTTGAGCATGCGCCGGTAGAGGTTTCTGTATAGCCGGGCCGAGGCGGACCAGCCGAAATCGGATTGCATCGCGGCACGCCGGGCGGCACGCCAGCCTTTTCGGTCGGCCCACAGATCGAAGGCGCGGTCGAGCGTATGGCGCAGCCTTTCGGGGGTCACAGGGGCAAACTGGAAGCCGGTTGCCGTTCCCGCCTGCACCGCGGCGGCATTGGCATCGATGATTGTGTCGGCAAGCCCGCCGGTGCGTGAAACGATCGGCAAGGTGCCGTAGCGCAGGCCGTAAAGCTGAGTCAGGCCGCAGGGCTCGTAGCGGGAGGGGATGACGATCGCATCCGCTCCCGCCTGCAGGAGATGCGACAGCGGCTCATTGTAACCGATGACGGTGGCGACCCGTCCGGGATTGTTGAAAGCCGCCTCGCGGAAACCCGCTTCCAGATGCGCCTCGCCACTGCCCAGCACCGCGAGCTGTCCTCCGCGCCACAAGAGCTGCGGCAGGTTTTCCAGAAGGAGATCCATACCCTTTTGCTGAGTCAGGCGACTGACGACGCACAAAAGCGGGGCGTTCGGATCGTTTTCAAGGCCGAGACGCTCCTGTAGCACCTGCTTGTTGCGCGCCTTGCCGGCCGGTTTTTCAACCGAATAGGGCGCCGCGATCAACGGATCGCTCGCCGGATCCCAGACGCCCGCATCGATGCCGTTCAAGATCCCGCACATATCGGCCTGGCGGTGACGGATGAGGCCGTCGAGGCCCCAGCCGAATTCGGGGCTTTCAAGCTCGCGGGCATAGGTCGGGCTCACCGTCGACACCTTGCTCGACATGGCGATGCCCGCCTTCAGGAAGGAGATCTGACCCCAAAATTCCGTCAGGTCGCGGTGAAAATAGCGCCCCGGCAGGCCGAGGCGCGTGATCTCGGCCGCGGGAAAGACGCCTTGGAAGGCGATGTTGTGAATCGTGAAAAGGGTCGGCAGATCGATCTCATCCGCAGAGAGATAGGCCGGCACGAGGCCGGCCTGCCAATCATGGATGTGCAAAAGCTGCGGCCGCCATCGGCCGACGCCATGGCCGGCGATATCGGCGGCAACGCGCGACAAGGCGGCAAAGCGCAGATGATTGTCCGGCCAGTCGTGCCCATTGGGCCCGACATAGGGATTGCCGACGCGGGCAAAGAAGGCCGGCACGTCGAGCGCCCAGACCTTGAGGCCTTCCTCCGTCGTCGCGGCAAGAAGGCGGCCTTCCTGACCAAGGACTCTTCCACCCGGCAACGGAAGCGCCTCTGCCTCCCTCAGCCTTTCGCAAACTTCCGGATAAGCCGGCAGCAGAACGCGGGCATCGACCCCTTCGCCGGCAAGCGCGAGCGGCAGGGCGCCGATGACGTCGGCGAGCCCCCCGGTCTTGACCAGCGGATAGCATTCGGAGGCGACGAAAAGAACCTTGTTCACGGCAGCACTTACGACTGGAAATCGAGGCGATCGAGCATCCGCTGTGTGATCAGACATATGCCACTGTCGGTGCGGCGGAAGCGGCGCGCATCTTCTTCCGGATCCTCGCCGACGACGAGGCCGCGCGGAATCACCACACCGCGGTCGATGACGACATTGGTGAGCCGGGCATGCCGGTTGATCGTGGTATGCGGCAGCGCAACGGTTCGGCAAAGCTCGCTGTAGGAATGGGCGTGGACGCCGGTGAACAAGAGCGATTTGTCGATGCGCGCACCCGACAGGATGCAGCCGCCGGAAACCAGCGAGCTCACGGCCGAGCCGCGGCGGCCCTCCTCGTCGTGAACGAACTTCGCTGGCGGCGTGACCTCGCTGTAGGTCCAGATCGGCCAGTTGTGATCGTAAAGGTCGAGGCCGGGGACGAAATCGGTGAGATCGATATTGGCTTCCCAGAAGGCATCGATGGTGCCCACGTCACGCCAATAGGGCTCCGGCTCCGCCCCCGACATCACACAGGATTCGGCAAAGCGATGCGCCACCGCACCGCCTTCCTTGACGATCCGGGGAATGATGTCATGGCCGAAATCGTGGCTTGAGTCCGGATCGTCGGCGTCGCGCCGCAGATGTTCAAACAGCACCTTCGTATGGAAAACGTAGATGCCCATCGAAGCGAGCGCGAGGTCCGGATTGTCCGGCATGGCCGGGGGATCTGCCGGCTTTTCGACGAAATCGACTATGCGGTTGCTGGCGTCGACATGCATGACGCCGAAGCCCGTCGCTTCCATGCGCGGCACGGCGATGCACCCGACGGTGACCTCCGCCCCGCTGTCGACATGCTGAGCCAGCATGATCTCATAATCCATCTTGTAGACGTGATCGCCCGCAAGGATGATGATCAGTTCCGGCCCATAGTCTTCCACAATATCGATATTTTGCGTCACCGCATCGGCGGTTCCGACATACCATTTGTCTTCGGCCACACGCTGGGAGGCGGGCAAGAGATCGAACGTCTCGTTGCGCTCCGGGCGAAAGAAATTCCAACCCCGGTTGAGATGCCGGATTAGGCTGTGGGCCTTGTATTGTGTGGCAACCGCGATGCGCTTGATGCCGGAATTCAGCGCATTCGACAGCGCGAAGTCGATGATTCTGCTCTTGCCGCCGAAATAGACGGCCGGCTTCGCCCGATTGTCCGTCAGCTCCATCAGACGGCTGCCCCGGCCCCCCGCCAGGACAAAAGCCATCGTGCGCCGGGCCAAGCGGCCGCCCAGCGCATCCGGATCGATTCTGCTCATTGAAAATCTCCCCCGCCGAACCATCCCCCGCCGGCGCGCGAACATACCATGGGACGAACGCAAGCGAGGCTCAAGGGCGAGGTCGCGTTCTGCGTGAAGGTCTTAAGGCTGCACATCGAGTTCCCGCAAAGGCATCACCGCGTCACTGCTGCGGCCTTTCTTCGCGGAGAGCTTCGATCGTGCGCCGATAGAGCTCACTGCTGCGCAATTCGTCGAGATCGACAGGAAGGCGCCGGCGCCAATTCGGGTGTTCGTCCATCGTCCCCGGCACATTGAGCTGATCGCGTGCTCCAGCGAGATCGTCGAGGGAGACGGCAAAAAGCCGCGAAGGGCTTCGTGCGACAAGCGTCGAAATGCGCACGGCCGCCTCGCCGGCGGAGACTTCCGCATCGTCGGCGTCGATCTCGCCAAGCCCGTGTTCGGCAAGGAGGCGCCGCACCGCCCCGCGATCAGCCGCCCGCTGCTGCCTTTCGCTATCCGCCTGGTCTGGGCGCAAGAGATCGAGCCCCAGACGCACATCGATGTCGTGCCCGGTCCACCAGCCGAGAAGGCTCGGCGTATCGTGGGTCGTGACACAGGCAAGTGCGGCCGGCGGATATTCCTGCGGCCCGCGGAAACGGCTTTCCTCGCGTTCGAAGAGAAAGACCTTATAGGCGTGCAGCGCCGTGTCGCGCATCACTTCGCGGAAACCATCCGGCACCACGCCCAGATCTTCGCCGATCACCAGGCTCTCATAGGCCTGTGACACCTCGGCCAGCACGGCGAGCATCGCCGTCAGCGGATAGCGCATATAGGCGCCCTTCGCCGGGCCGAGTCCCTGCGGGATCCAGAACTGGCGGTAGAGGCCCATCGCATGGTCGATGCGGATCGCTCCGGCATGGCACATCAGGCTGTCGAGCAGGGCGCGGAACGGCTTAAGATCGTCTTCCAAGAGTCCCGCGGGCGATAGCGGCGCGAGGCCCCAATCCTGGCCATTGGCGTTGAAATAGTCGGGTGGTGCGCCGACGGTCATGCCATTCACGGTCGTGCGGGTGTCGGTCCAGGTGGCCGAACCGTCGGGGGCGACACCAACGGCGAGATCGAGGTAGAGGCCGATCCGCATCCCAGCGCGCCGCGCCCGCCGCTGTGCTTCGGCAAGCTGCGTATCGGCGGTGAACTGCAGCCACATCTGAAAGAGAACGGCATCGCTGTTTTCTTCCGCATAGCCACGAGAGGCAGCGCTTTCCGGGCTGTGGAAATCGTCACCCCAGATGTGCCAGCCGCCAGGCGTCGGTGACGCGAGCCCGCCGAGCGACAAGGCCTCAAACAAGGCGTGATCGTAAAGCGCCTGGCCGCCGCGCTCGCGAAACCGCGCGAAATCCTGATCGATCAGGATCCGCTCGCGCTCGCGGTTGAAAATCCGCCATAACGCCGCGAGCTTGTGCCGCGTCACGCCGGGATAATCGACGAGCGTTGCGGCACGCGCCTCATCGAGCCAGCCTTGCGGCGGCTGGTCTTCCTGCGAGAAACCGGGCACGTCGTCGACCGCGATATAAAGCGGGTTCAGAAAACGCCGGCTCGAGGGATAAAAGGGGCTCACCCGTTC contains these protein-coding regions:
- the proV gene encoding glycine betaine/L-proline ABC transporter ATP-binding protein ProV, which produces MSESETLVVKNLFKVFGDDPAKAISLHREGLDKDGIYEKTGMTVGVCDASFTVHEGEIFVVMGLSGSGKSTLVRMLNRLIDPSAGEIIVNGSDIAAMSEKELMHFRRKHISMVFQSFALMPHLSVVQNAAFGLELDGVPAAQREERARAALAQVGLEARGDSYPNELSGGMQQRVGLARALANDPSILLMDEAFSALDPLIRTEMQDELVTLQEEQQRTVIFISHDLDEAMRIGDRIAIMEGGRVVQVGTPDEILNNPADDYVASFFRGVNVSNVLTAGDVAVREQVTTVERDGQIRSILQRIGKADRDYAYVLDRRKHFHGVVSAASLEEQVKSGKPELRHAFLPGIEPLKADTRIGEIIGAVAAAPCGLPVVDDDGRYLGVVSRALLLQALDRETAQDA
- the dut gene encoding dUTP diphosphatase, yielding MSVDASPRVEIKILDERLRDWGLPLAHSAMAAGVDLRACLDAPLALDAGAPAVLIPAGFALSIANPNIAALILPRSGAGHKRGLVLGNGVGLIDADYHGPIMISAWNRNAAGDAILIEPGERIAQMLFVPVLTPRLQEVAEFSGVSERGDGGFGSTG
- a CDS encoding MBL fold metallo-hydrolase, producing MMSHSAKPAVTGFFDERTFSVQYVVADPATKRCAIIDPVLDYDEKSGATATFNADKILAFIEREGLAPEWILDTHPHADHLSAAHYLHGKTGAPRAIGAHVTDVQELWKGLYNWPDFPADGRQWDRLFADGDDLRIGEIEGRVMFSPGHTLASVTYVIGDAAFVHDTLFQPDFGTARADFPGADAATLWTSIQEILKLPDETRLFTGHDYMPDGREPQWESTVGEQKARNKHLQQAKTQAAYVELRNKRDKSLPMPKLILHALQINMNGGSLPEPEGNGRRYLKIPLNTLEGAAWE
- a CDS encoding alpha-D-glucose phosphate-specific phosphoglucomutase, with translation MNIETVSTKPIAGQKPGTSGLRKKTATFLEPGYLENYIAAIIEGIGGVEGATMVIGGDGRFGNRQAIKTLVRMLAAAGAKHLIIGQNGLLSTPAASCVIRKRQATGGFIFSASHNPGGEHGDFGLKYNLANGGPAPENVTSAIYKATQTLSSYRIAELDEIDLSDVATVEHDGFVVEVIDPVTDYAALMEELFDFDAISGLFDSGFRLAYDAMHAATGPYAKAILEGRLGAAVGTVRNGEPLPDFGGLHPDPNPVHAKALFDLMAAPEAPDMGAASDGDGDRNLVLGPGLPVSPSDSIAVLAANAHLAPGYERGLAGVARSMPTSRALDRVAEELGISLYETPTGWKFFGNLLDAGKITMCGEESAGAGSDHVREKDGLWAVLLWLNILAVRRQSIPEIVREHWARFGRNYYTRHDYEAIETERAETLMSELTARLASLPGEKAGALTIEGADEFAYHDPIDGSLAEHQGIRILFEGGGRAVFRLSGTGTEGATLRVYLERFEPAGGDHALEPQQALAEIIAAAGEVAGIEKHTGRTAPDVIT
- the glgA gene encoding glycogen synthase GlgA, translated to MNKVLFVASECYPLVKTGGLADVIGALPLALAGEGVDARVLLPAYPEVCERLREAEALPLPGGRVLGQEGRLLAATTEEGLKVWALDVPAFFARVGNPYVGPNGHDWPDNHLRFAALSRVAADIAGHGVGRWRPQLLHIHDWQAGLVPAYLSADEIDLPTLFTIHNIAFQGVFPAAEITRLGLPGRYFHRDLTEFWGQISFLKAGIAMSSKVSTVSPTYARELESPEFGWGLDGLIRHRQADMCGILNGIDAGVWDPASDPLIAAPYSVEKPAGKARNKQVLQERLGLENDPNAPLLCVVSRLTQQKGMDLLLENLPQLLWRGGQLAVLGSGEAHLEAGFREAAFNNPGRVATVIGYNEPLSHLLQAGADAIVIPSRYEPCGLTQLYGLRYGTLPIVSRTGGLADTIIDANAAAVQAGTATGFQFAPVTPERLRHTLDRAFDLWADRKGWRAARRAAMQSDFGWSASARLYRNLYRRMLKEARQKKMGERQGEH
- the glgC gene encoding glucose-1-phosphate adenylyltransferase; amino-acid sequence: MSRIDPDALGGRLARRTMAFVLAGGRGSRLMELTDNRAKPAVYFGGKSRIIDFALSNALNSGIKRIAVATQYKAHSLIRHLNRGWNFFRPERNETFDLLPASQRVAEDKWYVGTADAVTQNIDIVEDYGPELIIILAGDHVYKMDYEIMLAQHVDSGAEVTVGCIAVPRMEATGFGVMHVDASNRIVDFVEKPADPPAMPDNPDLALASMGIYVFHTKVLFEHLRRDADDPDSSHDFGHDIIPRIVKEGGAVAHRFAESCVMSGAEPEPYWRDVGTIDAFWEANIDLTDFVPGLDLYDHNWPIWTYSEVTPPAKFVHDEEGRRGSAVSSLVSGGCILSGARIDKSLLFTGVHAHSYSELCRTVALPHTTINRHARLTNVVIDRGVVIPRGLVVGEDPEEDARRFRRTDSGICLITQRMLDRLDFQS
- the malQ gene encoding 4-alpha-glucanotransferase; amino-acid sequence: MSDTLDRLADALGIETRYWALSGEEVFAGDETKAAILTALGVDVSETGERQSLRPALGGLAAPNARCFVPGFLEEGRCWGVACQLYGLRTSRNWGMGDFEDLARLAEMLAADGADFLGVNPLHALFLALPERVSPFYPSSRRFLNPLYIAVDDVPGFSQEDQPPQGWLDEARAATLVDYPGVTRHKLAALWRIFNRERERILIDQDFARFRERGGQALYDHALFEALSLGGLASPTPGGWHIWGDDFHSPESAASRGYAEENSDAVLFQMWLQFTADTQLAEAQRRARRAGMRIGLYLDLAVGVAPDGSATWTDTRTTVNGMTVGAPPDYFNANGQDWGLAPLSPAGLLEDDLKPFRALLDSLMCHAGAIRIDHAMGLYRQFWIPQGLGPAKGAYMRYPLTAMLAVLAEVSQAYESLVIGEDLGVVPDGFREVMRDTALHAYKVFLFEREESRFRGPQEYPPAALACVTTHDTPSLLGWWTGHDIDVRLGLDLLRPDQADSERQQRAADRGAVRRLLAEHGLGEIDADDAEVSAGEAAVRISTLVARSPSRLFAVSLDDLAGARDQLNVPGTMDEHPNWRRRLPVDLDELRSSELYRRTIEALREERPQQ